The Alnus glutinosa chromosome 1, dhAlnGlut1.1, whole genome shotgun sequence region AGAGGCGATTGAGAACAAGAAAAGCCAGGAGGTATTATCAGATGCGGATGCTGTTCAGTTAAGTAGGATGCCCTCCTTGGACATGGACATGATCTGGGATGCTCTTTTAGTCTCAGAGTCATGACCATCAGCCCCCCATGGTTTCTCTTCATGTGGTATTTATGTTTTTACTCAACCATTTTTCTTTCAGTAGGAAGAGCCATAGTTTCATATTTTCCCGTTACTGGTCATACTACAGGATCCATGCAATCTTTTGCCATGATGATATTTGGTTTGAGGATGTTCTTCATGcgggtttttcatttttcttctgtAATTTTGTTTCTGGTAGTTTGTTAGTTTCAAGTACTATTTTGTTCTGTTAAGGGAGAAGTTTTGAACTTCGGACTTCGATTGATATTCCAAATGAGAAAAGAACGTGGGAGGGGGATTGATGAGCCCTTTTACAAGGATCAAACGTAAAGGTTGAAGAAAAATGCTACGTGTACTTTTAGTTGCTAATCTTTAATTCAATTGGACAGGTTAATCTATATATCTTGCATTAATTGTGATTTTCACTATCACATCAGGAAATAAGCACTTGAAAGTACATGTAACATTTATCAAAAAAGTAATCGGCTTGCATGCAAATTCTACAATTAGACTCAAATTTGCAATGAACGGTGTAATTTATGCATACAACATTTCAGGAttaagatcctctccatttcaagtatTTACCGTGgatatttgttttattgtatctaaaaataatatgacaACATATTTACTATGCGACAACATATACATTAATAAATTTGTGAAATCTACCTTAATCACAAAATATAATCTCAATTTCACTAATCATGATCATGATAATATgcacttctatatatatataatcaggACACTGTGCAAAGCGTCCCCTCTACACGGGTCAGATAAAGTTCGAGTTTTCACTCGCGGTTGTAGctccaaagaattgtttgcactcaaagGAAGGTCAAAACTTAAACCTAATGCGAAGCCAAGTGACTTGTCACTAGATCGATTGTCACTAGATCGAGCCAACCCCTTAGGGTTTGCACTTCTATATTATATGCTATAGCAACCAGAAGTGGTTTGCCAGTTCTAAGATCTGGCCCACTCAATTGACAGGacttataaaaaattagaattcaTTACATAGTGTATCAATGTCTTGCTTCGCTTagacaacaaaagaaaacaaaaatagaaaaatcgtTTTCGACCACCTCATCTTATTTAACaatatgataataataataataataataacaaaaccaAAGAAATGTACTAAGATCGGATCTAAACTCATACCGTAAGACTGACATGCTTCTCTAATCGTCAGCACCATGCAGTGAAAAAGAATGCACTATGAATCTTTTATTCACCAATCtttcagcaattttttttatgaataatgaagataaaatgtatttttggtCCATGTAGCTTGAATTTTTGACAAATAGTTCTTCgggttttaaaaagtgataaacCAAGTCCCTacgattagaaaaaaaaaaatatataaaattagtctctaccgttaaaaaaaaaattgacagaaattcgctattttgccaaaaaaatatataattaaccttttctcttggttgctctCAATCACAATCTAGTATATAAGCCAAAGAGATATATAGTTACAGTTTTATCTTATCTTAACTAGCCATATCAATTTTGTTTTCATTGCTGTGGACCCAAGTCTCAGATTCAATGAGTCATGTGTTCTTGATCATGAGGTTACCAAAAGGTAAAATGGTAGATCATTGAAACTTTGAATATTGTCCTCTGCCAACCAAAAAGTAGCACTTGAATCAGAGATGGCAACTGAATTATCAACTAtcgattttttattgtaaattatTCGTGCCACTATAATTGGTGCCGATGTAACAtattaacagattccgttaactttctttttcttgcttacaTTAAAGAatgattaatcactttttaagaTCCAAAGAAAACCAAAAGTGTATTTATCCCTAAATAATAAGCACAATGACTCACCAATCTCAATGTAAAGTCAACCATCCACTCCATAAAAATAAGTACCAAAATGCAGTGGTATATGTCGACAGTTGAATCTAGTTCAATTAGGAAAAAGACTGCCCTGCTAATTTGTAGACTCAGCCTCTCAATCCAGGCAACATTGCAGATATGTCTCACCTAATTCCAGGGCCCTTTCGAGTTACTAACGATCAACACAGTAACCATAATCTAGTTTGGGAACATATCAACACAACCCAAAACATTAACTCAAGAAATGCATCAAAATTTTCATGTTGGCCAAGACCCCTCTATCTGACTATCTCTATCCCAGTGAAACAAGTAATACAATTTGCAACAGCACGCCGAATTAGAAAATTGGTAGGGAAAGAGGCACGAGTAAGAATTAGTAAACCGTATCTAAATGCAACTATGCATAAGAAAATGCTAGAATGGATAGATTCAACCCTACGTTGTgtagaaaaatgatttcttcATACCTAAAGTCACCCCTAATTCGCGTGGAAAGATTTTAATGCTCCTCAGTAGATACTAGTTCTTTCATTGCCCCGGCTATGGTGTCGCCTAAGATATCTTCCGCAATTTTCTCAACCTTGTCATCTCCAACATCATCTTCCATGTGCAACACATTGCTGGACTCAGCACCTACAATTGGTTTATGGaacttgtttttcctttttttcctttctgggATGCATCCATATCTGAATCCTTCTCTGCAGTCTTATCATCCtcgattttttttctttttctgtcttctggAGATGCATCCATATCTGAATCCTTCTCTGCAGTCTTATCATCTTCGAAATCACTTTTACCAGAACTCTCATTGTCAGGTGTCTGAGGAGAGTCCcctccctcattttcttcaatgTTTGCAACTGCATCCACCAAATTTGCACCTTGTTCAGGAAGCCGCTGTTGTAGTGGCACTGCATCACTGATGACTTGACCAGTCCTTAATCTCTCCCTGTAATCCTCCATCTCTATTTTGTACCTTTCTTTATCTTTAAGAGCTTTCTCCTGATAAACCTGAAACAGCAGATTAATGCATTCTTTAAAATAATACTCTTAGAAGCggatttaaaataaaagaatgtatGACTAGTTGAAAGTCATTAGAAATGAAGATAAACCATAGTCTTACTGCTCTTTCAGGCTCTTTCAACTTGTTCCACAGCTCACCAATCATTCTACTGATCTCTCTGTCCTTCCCTGGATGCAGGGGTTTCAGTCGTGCATGCTGCTCAGCAAAGAAGAAATTATATCCACTTCTGTTAGGTTTTGGATGAGCTGGATCCCTCTTTTTCATCTCAGATTTCTTCCTGCGGCGGCGACGATGGATACCAGGTACATAAGAGGCATTGACATTTTTGCTGGCAAAGACACTATAGTTCTGTGGCACTTGCTGTACTGCATCCTGTGGAGTCAGATAAAGTACACCTTTTAGCTCCTCTGAACCTATTGTGACAGTAACAAGGTATCCACTTTCGAATTTCCCATCAATGACCCCTACTACATTAACAGGAGACCCTGAATATGATGGTGACCGTACTGCAAACACCAGAGAAAAGGAGCTTTATTATGTTAAAGATGTAATTTCGTCAACCAAAAAAATCTTGGCAATAGAAAAAGCcatcaaaaaatataattgaaaatCTTCACACAAAAATAAGCAGTTAATAATATGAATACCCCAATAACCTACTTGTTGAGAACAATCACCAAATATCCCATTTCATTTGTAGATAAGACATGAAACAATAACATAAATGAAGAGAATATCCTAGAAAACAAAGACGACACAAGTTATTCTTATAACAGGCTAGAGGGTAATAGCTGCCATGACACTAGGAGACTCCTTTATATCTTACAATCTCAGCAATAACAGACCATAACTTAATGACAGCAATTAATTCCTTCGGCAGACACTCCAGAAAAGTTTCCTGCAGGGAGGGAAaggggagaagaagaaaaggacaAGCATATCCAATTGTCTAGCTACTTACTTCCAAAGCATTTGAGACattgctaaaataaaaataaaaataaaaataaaaataaaaataaaaagcgcaaaggtgcaacccaaatacacaaaatgtatacaagagaaataTACCtgaccagaaaaagaaaaaagaacaagaaaatcggGAACATTGCTAAAAAAAACTGTTCATTATAAGTTGTGGAACATATATTTCTTCCAGTGACTAGATGTTGACAGAATGATTTTTGGTTTAAACAACCATAAGTATGAAAATTATTCATCGAGGATATGCAACACATGACAGAAAGCAGAtgcaaccaaaacaaaaacatttttttccagAAGCCACAGTAGATTCagttggaagaagaagaatattctGGAACAAGGACAAAAGAATATTGTTTTATTCCACTATGATCCTTGATTCGTTTACATgggtttaaatagaaataattaCAAACTATTATGGAAAGGTACTTATTGCAGattacaattaaaaataaaatcaggtAATCAAATCATGGAGAATTAATAATATGGCCTACATCCTGTAAAGAGAATAACTGGAAATCTCCACTTAAGAAAATGGACAGTCCAAATTGAAGAGCAGTTTATTTAGGGCAGATTGCAGATTGAAACTTCCACCTACTGTACGTGCCTCAAAACTTTGTAATCTCTAGCAGTTAAAGAACACTTTTAGCACAGCATATGACTCTCTCTCTGTTTGGTTCATTCTGTTTTATATTTTCTCATCTAGGTATCTTCTACTAGAATTCAAATCTATCAATTTGCATTTTatcaaagaaaatcaatttgctaATATCCTAGATTCTTTCTGGTTCTTGAAGGGTGCTTCAAaatccctctttttttttttctttttttaaatcaatttctCATCTTGTTATTCCTCAAAGCTTCATCATATGATTATTGTCATTCAAAGTTGTTCCTTTACATTAATATATCATTGACTTCCTTCAATAAAATGCAAAAGGAAATTTTAGGAAGTGATGCAATATTTAGAGAAAAAAGTTCATCAACGCCAGTTTTGGAGAAGATCCagatgaaattttttgaaattgatgaGACTTTTGAGATCGATTTGAGTTCTAGTAGAAGATAGACAGATGAGAAAATCTAATATTTATTCAGAATctaaaagtaaaacaaaataactCGACCGAGAGAGAGGCAATGGTGTGATGTTAGTGTTCTTTTACTGCCAGAGATTACAAAGTTTTGAGGCATGTACGGTAGGTGGAAGTTTCAATCTGCCTTAAATAAACTGCTCTTCAATATGGACTGTCCATTTTCTTAATGGAGATGTCCAATTATTCTCTTTACAGGATGTAAGCCAGATCTGAGAATTAATACAACATATTGTAGGCTTCTATCTTCAACACTCTCCTTCAAGTGCGAGCCCAAACTCTCTCTTAACAAGTGAGGCCCAACACAtacaatatttaattgaaataggagaTAAATGACGTAAATAAAGTTTGA contains the following coding sequences:
- the LOC133858519 gene encoding high mobility group B protein 15; the encoded protein is MASASGASKSPLPIKEASSNYHTYPPPLAKYEDVVDSPNLFMATLEKLHTSLETKFMIPIIGGKELDLHRLFVEVTSRGGIEKILRERRWKEVTAIFNFPSTATNASFVLRKYYVSLLHHYEQIYYFKARIPVSSDSLMSPSTTPVPAQRTESLQPTLETQAAVLKQQRMKTAELPRVRSPSYSGSPVNVVGVIDGKFESGYLVTVTIGSEELKGVLYLTPQDAVQQVPQNYSVFASKNVNASYVPGIHRRRRRKKSEMKKRDPAHPKPNRSGYNFFFAEQHARLKPLHPGKDREISRMIGELWNKLKEPERAVYQEKALKDKERYKIEMEDYRERLRTGQVISDAVPLQQRLPEQGANLVDAVANIEENEGGDSPQTPDNESSGKSDFEDDKTAEKDSDMDASPEDRKRKKIEDDKTAEKDSDMDASQKGKKGKTSSINQL